The following are from one region of the Polynucleobacter sp. MWH-CaK5 genome:
- a CDS encoding polyprenyl synthetase family protein, producing MKLSDTTSVWLQRSTERVDQAILRYFDDQASVASGLKTAMHYAATGGGKRVRPLLTYATASLAGKELDQVAGVDACAVALELFHTYSLVHDDLPCMDNDDLRRGRPTVHKAFDEASALLVGDALQTMAFQLIAQSALNDAQKVQVITSLSMAGGMAGMAGGQAIDLASVGKQLTQNELEQMHRLKTGALLRTAVQIGAIAIDLNEQEKKSLDVFASALGLAFQVVDDVLDASSDSQTLGKTAGKDAAANKPTFVSLMGLEGAREFARQLHQEALDSLSVWGENADLLRAIASKVVNRDS from the coding sequence TTGAAGCTGAGTGATACAACTTCTGTCTGGCTACAACGTTCAACGGAGCGTGTGGATCAGGCCATCCTCAGATATTTTGATGATCAAGCGTCAGTTGCATCAGGCTTGAAAACTGCCATGCACTACGCCGCCACAGGTGGTGGTAAACGAGTTCGCCCTTTATTGACTTACGCAACAGCCAGTCTTGCTGGCAAAGAGTTGGACCAGGTGGCTGGAGTTGATGCTTGTGCAGTGGCTCTGGAGTTGTTTCACACATATTCATTGGTTCATGATGATTTGCCTTGCATGGATAACGATGATCTGCGTCGTGGCAGACCAACCGTTCATAAAGCGTTTGATGAAGCCAGTGCCTTGTTGGTGGGCGATGCCCTACAAACTATGGCATTTCAGTTGATTGCGCAAAGCGCACTCAATGATGCACAGAAAGTGCAAGTGATCACAAGCCTGAGCATGGCCGGCGGTATGGCTGGCATGGCAGGTGGTCAAGCGATTGATTTGGCAAGTGTTGGCAAACAGTTAACGCAAAACGAACTCGAGCAGATGCACCGTTTAAAAACGGGAGCCCTGTTAAGGACGGCTGTGCAAATCGGTGCGATTGCGATTGATTTGAATGAGCAAGAAAAGAAATCCTTGGATGTTTTTGCCAGTGCCTTAGGTTTGGCATTTCAGGTGGTGGATGATGTTTTGGATGCGAGTTCAGACAGTCAAACTTTGGGCAAAACTGCCGGAAAAGATGCCGCTGCCAATAAACCAACATTTGTTTCTTTGATGGGTTTAGAGGGCGCAAGAGAATTTGCAAGACAATTGCATCAAGAAGCCCTCGATAGTCTGAGCGTTTGGGGCGAAAATGCTGATTTGTTAAGAGCTATTGCTAGTAAAGTAGTAAACAGAGATAGCTGA
- a CDS encoding BPSS1780 family membrane protein, whose translation MQLNKAPSGDGYVWVRQGFWLFKKNPLAFLMLVFLYVFIAQFAILIPVFGVFAVLLLTPALTVGFMTACQMVIRGERVMPTVYLAGFRGTDSITKKNLLVLGTVYAFAILILSLIASAFIDFKQLVTLLTQQQPPTIRDVQGLYTGLTIGLLLYLPVAMVMWFAPILVAWEKMSVAQALFSSWVACWTNKSAFIFYLMIWAVLIVAVPFFLEALLDSIGLRTAIPFIIPPYSMAALTVMYCSFFATWKACFNKE comes from the coding sequence ATGCAACTAAATAAAGCACCATCCGGCGACGGTTACGTTTGGGTAAGACAAGGCTTCTGGCTTTTTAAGAAAAACCCACTGGCATTTCTGATGCTGGTATTTCTATACGTCTTCATTGCTCAGTTCGCAATCCTGATTCCTGTGTTCGGAGTTTTTGCAGTCTTGCTTTTGACGCCAGCCCTCACCGTTGGCTTCATGACAGCCTGTCAAATGGTGATTCGTGGAGAGAGAGTGATGCCCACCGTCTACCTCGCAGGCTTCAGAGGCACTGACTCAATCACCAAAAAGAATTTATTGGTATTGGGCACAGTCTATGCCTTTGCCATTTTGATTTTAAGTTTGATTGCCAGTGCTTTTATTGATTTCAAGCAATTGGTCACACTCTTAACGCAACAACAACCTCCAACCATCAGAGATGTTCAAGGTTTGTACACAGGCCTCACCATTGGTCTTTTACTTTATTTGCCAGTGGCCATGGTGATGTGGTTCGCACCCATCTTGGTTGCTTGGGAAAAAATGTCAGTGGCTCAAGCACTCTTCTCAAGCTGGGTGGCTTGCTGGACCAATAAATCTGCCTTTATTTTTTACTTGATGATTTGGGCGGTCCTGATTGTTGCTGTGCCATTTTTCTTGGAAGCACTTCTTGACAGCATTGGTCTTCGAACCGCCATCCCATTCATCATCCCGCCTTATTCAATGGCAGCTCTGACAGTTATGTACTGCTCATTCTTTGCCACCTGGAAAGCCTGCTTCAACAAAGAATGA
- a CDS encoding ZIP family metal transporter, translating into MTLVWIILATTVAGILSIAAAASLSLTVLSRMVNKMVSLSVGVLLATALLHSLPEAFTTPGADIASLFIALLAGLLGFFILEKAALLRHSHHHEHDGHGHHHGHDAESAGKSGWVILLGDGLHNFADGILIAAAFLVDPQIGILTAVAIALHEIPQEVGDFIILLNAGFSKAKALLYNFISSMMAVIGGVLGYFFLDSAEALIPYVIVLASSSFIYIAVSDLMPQMHRRPKLKESLEQIVLIVLGVILVLFISELSHLGHSH; encoded by the coding sequence ATGACTTTAGTTTGGATCATCCTGGCCACCACGGTGGCTGGGATATTGAGTATTGCTGCTGCAGCCAGTTTGTCTTTGACTGTTCTATCAAGAATGGTCAACAAGATGGTGAGTTTGTCGGTCGGTGTTTTATTAGCGACCGCTTTATTACATTCTTTGCCGGAAGCTTTTACAACGCCTGGCGCTGATATTGCTTCTTTATTTATTGCCTTGCTCGCAGGATTGCTGGGTTTCTTTATTTTGGAGAAGGCTGCTCTTTTAAGACACAGCCATCATCACGAGCACGATGGACATGGTCACCATCATGGCCATGATGCGGAGTCCGCTGGCAAGAGTGGTTGGGTTATTTTATTGGGCGATGGTTTACACAATTTTGCCGATGGTATTTTGATTGCCGCTGCATTTTTAGTGGATCCACAAATTGGTATTTTGACGGCTGTTGCGATTGCCTTGCATGAAATTCCGCAAGAAGTGGGTGATTTCATTATTTTGTTGAATGCCGGTTTTAGTAAAGCAAAAGCTTTGCTCTATAACTTCATTTCTAGCATGATGGCTGTGATTGGTGGCGTGCTTGGCTACTTCTTTTTAGACAGTGCAGAAGCCTTGATCCCATACGTCATCGTTTTGGCTTCTAGTAGTTTTATTTACATCGCTGTGAGCGATTTGATGCCGCAGATGCACAGACGACCAAAGCTCAAGGAATCGCTTGAGCAAATCGTTTTGATTGTTCTTGGCGTTATTTTGGTTTTGTTTATTTCAGAACTCAGCCACTTGGGTCATAGTCACTAG
- a CDS encoding sulfurtransferase, which produces MMLLIEAAELNSDLESGKAFLLFDCRSDLVNPKAGYESYLDGHIPSAIFVDVDHDLASEKNGQNGRHPLPTIEQWLKTCASLGITKDSNIVIYDNQSCMYAVRMWWMLRATGHNNVRLLNGGYATWLAAGFATEKTENQRLNTSASSNTSQAAAYKDALLASDILNNLSSKKFVVLDARSADRFRGENETLDPVGGHIPGAINRFFKNNLDANGQFKSADVLAKEFKEVLGNTPSESIIHQCGSGITACHNMFAMELAGLKSSMIYPGSWSEWCADPARPIEK; this is translated from the coding sequence ATGATGCTATTGATTGAAGCTGCAGAATTAAACAGTGACTTGGAATCAGGCAAAGCATTTTTATTGTTTGATTGCCGCTCCGATCTAGTCAACCCTAAAGCAGGATATGAATCTTATTTAGATGGACACATTCCATCTGCTATCTTCGTTGATGTTGATCATGATTTAGCTTCTGAGAAAAATGGTCAGAATGGCAGACATCCTTTACCAACGATTGAGCAATGGCTCAAAACATGTGCCAGTCTTGGCATCACAAAAGATAGCAACATCGTCATTTATGACAATCAGTCTTGTATGTACGCCGTCAGAATGTGGTGGATGTTAAGAGCCACAGGTCACAACAATGTTCGATTACTGAATGGTGGCTATGCCACTTGGTTGGCCGCTGGTTTTGCAACTGAAAAAACAGAAAACCAAAGACTCAATACTTCTGCTTCATCGAACACCAGTCAAGCAGCTGCCTATAAGGATGCGCTTTTAGCTTCAGACATTCTTAATAATTTATCCAGCAAAAAATTCGTGGTTCTGGATGCACGCTCAGCCGATCGCTTTCGTGGTGAAAATGAAACGCTGGATCCTGTGGGTGGTCACATACCTGGTGCGATCAATCGTTTCTTCAAAAACAACTTGGATGCCAATGGCCAATTTAAATCGGCCGACGTCTTAGCAAAAGAATTTAAAGAAGTTTTGGGTAACACTCCCAGTGAATCCATCATTCACCAATGCGGCTCAGGCATCACGGCTTGTCACAACATGTTTGCGATGGAATTGGCTGGTCTGAAATCATCCATGATTTATCCAGGCAGCTGGAGCGAGTGGTGTGCAGACCCTGCTCGCCCTATTGAAAAATAA
- a CDS encoding homoserine kinase, giving the protein MAVFTSVTLDEVNAWLQKNYQVGIASELKGISSGIENSNFFLTTQIGGTQQEFVLTLFERLSKEQLPYYLELMEHLSKKGIKVPAPIRNNAHQIVGDLNGKPATIVSKLSGKSFLNPSVRHCELVGEALAKMHLAGQDFQLSQANLRSIDWWKSTVPLVIPHLNPAQDQLIQSELAAQINFFNSAEYQSLPSGPSHCDLFRDNVLFDNASGQDELGGFFDFYFAGNDKWLFDLAVTINDWCIDLATGQIDPARYAGMIEKYQAVRSFEPAEINSWNMMLRAAALRFWVSRLWDYHLPREAKMLTPHDPTHFERILISRREVSSNILNNSDKHATK; this is encoded by the coding sequence ATGGCGGTCTTCACCTCAGTCACTCTCGATGAAGTCAATGCTTGGTTGCAAAAGAACTACCAAGTAGGCATCGCTTCAGAACTAAAAGGTATTAGCAGCGGTATCGAGAATTCTAATTTCTTCTTGACCACGCAAATCGGTGGCACTCAACAAGAATTTGTTTTGACTTTGTTCGAACGTTTATCAAAAGAACAATTGCCCTACTATTTGGAGTTGATGGAGCATTTGTCAAAAAAAGGCATCAAGGTTCCAGCTCCTATTAGAAACAATGCTCATCAGATCGTTGGCGACTTAAATGGCAAACCTGCCACCATCGTTTCAAAGCTTTCTGGAAAATCATTTTTAAATCCTTCAGTGCGCCATTGCGAATTGGTGGGCGAGGCATTAGCCAAAATGCATTTAGCAGGTCAAGACTTTCAGTTATCACAAGCCAACCTGCGCAGCATTGATTGGTGGAAAAGCACCGTGCCTTTGGTCATCCCTCATCTGAATCCAGCTCAAGATCAACTGATTCAGTCAGAGCTTGCAGCACAAATCAATTTCTTCAATAGTGCCGAATACCAATCACTGCCCTCAGGGCCAAGTCACTGTGATTTATTCAGAGACAATGTGTTGTTTGACAACGCATCTGGGCAAGATGAACTCGGTGGATTTTTTGACTTCTATTTCGCCGGCAACGATAAATGGTTGTTTGATTTGGCGGTCACCATCAATGACTGGTGCATCGATTTAGCCACTGGTCAAATTGACCCAGCAAGATACGCTGGCATGATTGAAAAATATCAAGCGGTTCGATCTTTTGAGCCAGCAGAAATCAATTCTTGGAACATGATGTTGCGCGCAGCTGCTCTGCGCTTTTGGGTGTCACGCCTTTGGGACTATCACCTCCCCCGAGAGGCAAAAATGTTGACACCACATGACCCTACTCATTTTGAGAGAATTCTGATCTCACGTCGTGAGGTAAGCTCTAATATTCTGAACAACTCTGATAAACATGCAACTAAATAA
- the polA gene encoding DNA polymerase I produces MHQLYDCGMSTHRLLLVDGSSYLYRAFHAMPDLRNAQGFPTGAIQGMVNMMRRARTELDADHIACVFDAKGKTFRDEMYPEYKANRSSMPEDLAMQIDAIHQVVRAMGWPVLVVPGIEADDVIGTLAKQAKAADWNVLISTGDKDLAQLVEPGISLINTMTEERLDTAGVLNKFGVPPERIVDYLSIMGDTVDNVPGVPKAGPKTAVKWLNEFGTLDELMKRSAEVKGVVGENLRASLEWLPKARELVTVKIDCDLKEHLIGLHELHAKSEDKETLRELFTQFGFKSLLRELDRGSNSASSATQGANQGSTQEAKDEKPAVTKELSGGDLLGFVAELPTEKIERHYSCVTTDAELEVWLKKINSASLTCVDTETTGLDALRVDLVGISLAVSPGEACYIPLAHTTNEDQLNKQSVLEKLKPWLESDEHAKLGQNLKYDIHIFDGCGIKLRGIQHDTLLQSYVLESHRSHDMDSLAMRHLGEKTIAYEEVCGKGVHQITFDQVNLETATQYAAEDADITLRLHHAMYPAIEADEKLLRIYREIEMPAMLALAVMERNGILIDSAKLAAQGQIVGQRLLELEKQIHELAGQPFNIQSPKQIAEILFGKLELPVVKKTPSGAPSTDEEVLQKLAENYPLPARILDYRSLAKLQSTYIEKLPRMVNPKTGRVHTNYSQAVAVTGRLASSEPNLQNIPVRTEEGRKIREAFIAKPGSVMVSADYSQIELRIMAHIAEDESLLKAFAAGEDIHKATAAEMFHVALDQVSSEQRRYAKVINFGLIYGMSAFGLAGNLGIERSAAQQYIDTYFARYPGVADYMASTRVIAKENGYVETVFGRRLWLPEIRSANGMRRQGAERAAINAPMQGTAADLIKLAMIAVQDWIEQNHMQTCMLLQVHDELVLEVPESELELVKENLPKLMTGVASLKVPLLVEVGVGSNWEEAH; encoded by the coding sequence ATGCATCAATTGTACGATTGTGGGATGTCTACACATCGCCTTTTGCTAGTTGACGGTTCTAGCTACCTTTACCGTGCTTTTCATGCCATGCCAGATTTGCGCAATGCGCAAGGTTTTCCAACGGGCGCTATTCAAGGCATGGTCAATATGATGAGGCGCGCCAGAACAGAATTGGATGCCGATCACATCGCTTGTGTATTCGATGCCAAAGGAAAAACATTCCGCGATGAGATGTACCCAGAGTACAAGGCCAACCGTTCATCTATGCCAGAAGATCTGGCGATGCAAATTGATGCAATCCATCAAGTGGTGCGCGCCATGGGTTGGCCCGTATTAGTTGTGCCAGGTATTGAGGCTGATGATGTGATTGGAACTTTGGCCAAGCAAGCCAAGGCGGCTGATTGGAATGTGCTCATTTCAACGGGTGATAAAGATTTGGCGCAATTGGTGGAACCTGGCATCAGTTTGATCAACACCATGACAGAAGAGCGTTTGGATACTGCTGGCGTATTAAATAAATTTGGTGTTCCACCTGAAAGAATTGTTGATTACCTATCCATCATGGGTGATACCGTGGACAACGTTCCTGGTGTGCCTAAAGCCGGCCCTAAGACCGCTGTCAAATGGTTGAATGAGTTTGGCACCTTGGATGAGTTGATGAAACGATCTGCTGAGGTGAAGGGCGTTGTTGGAGAAAATTTACGTGCCAGCCTCGAGTGGTTACCTAAAGCCAGAGAATTGGTCACCGTCAAAATTGACTGTGACCTCAAAGAACATTTAATTGGTTTACATGAGCTTCATGCCAAGTCAGAAGACAAAGAAACCCTCAGAGAATTGTTCACGCAATTTGGGTTTAAATCTTTACTAAGAGAGTTGGATCGTGGATCTAACTCCGCTTCATCAGCAACTCAAGGGGCAAATCAAGGATCAACACAAGAAGCAAAAGATGAAAAACCTGCTGTTACAAAAGAGTTGTCAGGTGGAGATTTGCTGGGCTTTGTCGCTGAGCTGCCGACTGAAAAAATCGAGCGTCATTATTCATGTGTGACCACTGATGCTGAGCTCGAGGTTTGGTTAAAGAAAATCAATTCAGCCTCATTAACCTGTGTTGATACAGAAACAACCGGTTTGGATGCTCTCAGAGTTGATCTCGTGGGTATTTCATTGGCGGTTTCGCCTGGGGAAGCTTGTTACATTCCTTTGGCTCACACCACCAATGAAGATCAGTTGAATAAGCAATCAGTGCTTGAAAAACTGAAGCCGTGGTTGGAAAGTGATGAGCATGCCAAGCTTGGCCAAAACTTGAAATATGACATTCATATTTTTGACGGTTGTGGCATCAAGCTTCGTGGCATTCAGCACGACACGCTCTTGCAGTCTTATGTTTTGGAGTCGCACAGAAGTCATGACATGGATAGCTTGGCGATGCGTCACTTGGGTGAGAAAACCATTGCCTATGAAGAAGTTTGTGGCAAAGGTGTTCATCAAATCACTTTTGATCAAGTCAATCTTGAAACTGCCACGCAATATGCGGCTGAAGATGCTGATATCACTTTAAGACTTCATCACGCGATGTATCCAGCCATTGAGGCCGATGAAAAGTTATTGCGCATTTATCGCGAAATTGAAATGCCTGCGATGTTGGCTTTGGCAGTGATGGAGCGCAACGGTATTTTGATTGACAGTGCCAAGCTGGCCGCTCAGGGTCAAATCGTTGGACAACGTTTGCTTGAATTAGAAAAACAAATTCATGAACTCGCTGGCCAGCCTTTCAACATTCAGTCGCCCAAGCAAATCGCTGAAATATTGTTTGGCAAGCTTGAACTACCGGTTGTTAAGAAAACACCTTCTGGTGCGCCATCTACCGATGAAGAAGTATTGCAGAAGTTGGCGGAAAACTATCCCTTGCCCGCCAGAATCTTGGACTACAGAAGCTTGGCCAAGTTGCAATCAACATATATTGAAAAATTGCCAAGAATGGTCAATCCTAAAACGGGCAGGGTTCATACCAACTACTCTCAGGCAGTGGCCGTTACTGGGCGCTTGGCATCAAGCGAGCCAAATTTACAAAACATTCCAGTGAGAACTGAAGAAGGTAGAAAGATTCGCGAAGCCTTTATTGCTAAACCTGGATCAGTCATGGTTTCTGCAGACTACTCTCAAATTGAATTGCGCATCATGGCTCATATTGCTGAAGATGAGAGCTTGTTAAAAGCTTTTGCAGCAGGTGAAGATATTCATAAAGCCACCGCCGCTGAAATGTTCCATGTGGCGCTTGATCAAGTGAGTTCAGAGCAAAGACGTTATGCCAAGGTGATTAATTTTGGTTTGATCTATGGCATGAGCGCTTTTGGTTTAGCGGGCAATTTGGGCATTGAACGCTCAGCCGCTCAGCAATACATCGACACCTATTTTGCTAGGTACCCAGGCGTGGCCGATTACATGGCCAGTACCAGGGTTATTGCCAAAGAAAATGGATATGTTGAAACGGTTTTTGGCCGTCGTTTGTGGTTGCCTGAAATTAGAAGTGCCAATGGTATGCGTCGCCAGGGTGCTGAAAGAGCTGCGATCAATGCCCCGATGCAAGGAACGGCGGCAGATTTGATTAAATTGGCAATGATTGCGGTTCAGGATTGGATAGAGCAAAATCACATGCAAACATGTATGCTTTTACAAGTTCATGACGAATTGGTGCTTGAGGTGCCTGAGTCTGAGCTAGAGTTGGTGAAAGAAAATTTACCAAAACTGATGACGGGTGTTGCTTCATTGAAAGTGCCCTTATTGGTTGAAGTTGGAGTTGGTTCTAATTGGGAAGAAGCCCACTGA
- a CDS encoding aromatic ring-hydroxylating dioxygenase subunit alpha gives MTNLASAQHLAQSKLQLPVSAYFDAELYQREIDLLFKQGPGYVGHELMVPEIGDYQTLSAENEGRVLIRNDQGIELLSNVCRHRQAIMLNGRGHVDNIVCPLHRWTYKTDGTLLGAPHFDDQPCLNLGKSPLQNWQGLLFEGPRDVHKDLMNMGISKDLDFSGYMLDHVEVHECNYNWKTFIEVYLEDYHVEPFHPGLGKFVSCEDLSWQFGDWYSVQTVGIKNQLKHAGSPTYQRWHEAVLKAHPEKMPKHGAIWLTYYPNIMVEWYPGVLCVSTLQPMGPNKTRNIVEFYYPEELALFEREFIEAERAAYMETCIEDDEIAERMDQGRKALLDRGVNEVGPYQSPMEDGMQHFHEWYRKAMSYK, from the coding sequence ATGACTAATCTAGCTAGCGCGCAGCATCTTGCGCAGTCCAAGCTACAACTGCCAGTATCGGCTTACTTTGATGCAGAGCTGTATCAAAGAGAAATTGACCTGCTTTTTAAGCAGGGGCCTGGTTACGTCGGTCATGAGCTCATGGTCCCAGAGATTGGCGACTATCAAACTTTAAGCGCTGAGAATGAAGGTCGTGTATTGATCCGCAACGATCAAGGGATTGAACTGCTCTCAAATGTGTGTCGCCACCGTCAGGCCATCATGCTCAACGGACGAGGCCATGTAGACAACATTGTTTGCCCATTACACCGCTGGACCTATAAAACGGATGGCACCTTATTGGGTGCACCGCATTTTGATGATCAGCCTTGCTTGAATTTAGGTAAGAGTCCTTTGCAAAATTGGCAAGGTCTCTTATTTGAGGGCCCAAGAGATGTTCATAAAGATTTAATGAACATGGGTATTTCAAAAGATCTAGATTTTTCTGGATACATGTTGGATCACGTTGAAGTTCATGAATGCAACTACAACTGGAAAACATTCATCGAGGTCTACCTCGAGGACTATCACGTAGAGCCATTCCATCCTGGCTTGGGTAAGTTCGTTTCTTGCGAAGATTTATCTTGGCAATTTGGGGATTGGTACAGCGTACAAACAGTTGGCATTAAAAATCAATTGAAGCACGCAGGCTCACCAACCTATCAACGTTGGCACGAGGCAGTACTAAAAGCTCACCCAGAAAAAATGCCAAAACATGGCGCCATTTGGTTAACTTACTACCCGAACATCATGGTGGAGTGGTACCCAGGTGTTTTATGTGTGTCCACACTGCAGCCCATGGGCCCGAATAAAACCAGAAACATTGTTGAGTTTTATTACCCAGAAGAACTAGCTCTATTTGAACGTGAGTTCATTGAAGCAGAGAGGGCTGCTTACATGGAAACATGCATTGAAGATGACGAAATTGCAGAACGCATGGACCAAGGTAGAAAAGCCCTTCTTGATCGCGGCGTGAACGAAGTGGGCCCATATCAAAGCCCGATGGAAGATGGCATGCAACACTTCCACGAGTGGTACAGAAAAGCGATGTCCTATAAGTAA
- the xseB gene encoding exodeoxyribonuclease VII small subunit, whose product MPKKTGAEAASASPTSLSPDLRYEDAVSELEGLIATMESGKLSLEDTLTAYKRGAELLKHCQHVLEQVEQQVKMVQG is encoded by the coding sequence ATGCCTAAAAAGACTGGCGCTGAAGCTGCTTCTGCTTCCCCCACTTCTTTGAGCCCTGATCTTCGTTATGAGGATGCTGTTTCTGAGCTCGAAGGTTTGATCGCGACCATGGAGTCTGGCAAGTTAAGTCTTGAAGATACCTTGACGGCCTATAAGCGTGGCGCTGAATTATTGAAGCATTGCCAGCATGTTTTAGAGCAGGTTGAGCAACAAGTGAAGATGGTTCAGGGTTAA
- a CDS encoding dienelactone hydrolase family protein has translation MDKNLIKEAESLLNNTGTDRRSFLKAGAVASVGLGYVAAAEPVLAQAIQTNFDGIDAQEVTFSSKGFDVPAYVARPKKAPKNGLPVVFVISEIFGVHEYIADVARRFAKMGYMAIAPELFVRAGDPNTLGTMAEILKEIVGKTPDEQVMADVQAGIDWAGKNGGDVKRVGITGFCWGGRITWLACAQIPQMRAGVAWYGRVIGDKTPNNPLHPVDLAAQMKAPVLGLYGGADTGISLESVDQMKQALAAAKDNKAAQASRFEIYPDAPHAFHADYRATYREGPAKDGWDKTLAWFKQQGVV, from the coding sequence GTGGATAAGAATCTAATCAAAGAAGCTGAGTCACTATTGAATAACACGGGCACCGATCGCCGCAGTTTTTTAAAAGCGGGCGCTGTTGCATCTGTTGGTTTGGGATATGTTGCTGCTGCTGAACCAGTTTTGGCGCAGGCCATTCAAACAAACTTTGACGGCATTGATGCGCAAGAGGTCACTTTTTCTTCTAAAGGATTTGATGTTCCTGCCTATGTAGCAAGACCAAAGAAGGCGCCTAAAAATGGTTTGCCTGTGGTTTTTGTGATCAGTGAGATTTTTGGCGTTCATGAGTACATTGCCGACGTAGCAAGAAGATTTGCCAAGATGGGTTACATGGCCATTGCTCCTGAGTTGTTTGTGAGAGCAGGGGATCCTAATACTTTAGGCACCATGGCTGAAATTTTGAAAGAGATCGTTGGTAAGACGCCAGATGAGCAAGTGATGGCTGATGTTCAAGCTGGTATTGATTGGGCTGGCAAAAACGGTGGTGATGTTAAACGTGTGGGTATCACTGGTTTTTGTTGGGGTGGCCGCATCACTTGGTTAGCTTGTGCGCAAATTCCGCAAATGCGTGCGGGTGTGGCTTGGTATGGTCGTGTGATTGGAGACAAGACACCTAATAACCCATTGCACCCAGTAGACCTTGCTGCACAAATGAAGGCGCCTGTTCTAGGTTTATACGGTGGCGCAGACACTGGTATTTCTCTTGAGAGCGTTGATCAAATGAAGCAAGCTTTGGCTGCTGCAAAAGATAACAAGGCTGCACAAGCATCTCGTTTTGAAATTTATCCAGACGCACCGCACGCTTTCCACGCTGATTACCGAGCCACTTATCGTGAAGGCCCAGCAAAAGATGGTTGGGACAAGACCTTGGCGTGGTTCAAGCAACAAGGGGTTGTATGA